One segment of Candidatus Arsenophonus lipoptenae DNA contains the following:
- the acpS gene encoding holo-ACP synthase, with translation MAIIGLGIDLVEIIRIKKITHRLKDRLAKRILSDQELIIYQNHSQSVRFLSKRFAVKEAAIKALGIGIRNGLTFNQFEVFNDKLGKPVLNLLSQAKILSKTFGIKHIHVSLSDEQHYVCAIVIMET, from the coding sequence ATGGCTATTATTGGTTTAGGTATTGATTTAGTTGAAATTATACGAATAAAAAAAATTACTCATCGTTTAAAAGACAGATTAGCAAAACGTATATTATCTGATCAAGAATTAATAATATACCAAAATCATTCCCAATCAGTTCGTTTTCTATCTAAGCGTTTTGCTGTTAAGGAAGCAGCTATAAAAGCTTTAGGGATAGGTATTAGAAATGGTTTAACATTTAATCAATTTGAAGTGTTCAATGATAAATTAGGAAAACCTGTACTTAATTTATTAAGTCAAGCAAAAATATTATCTAAGACATTTGGAATAAAACATATCCACGTATCATTATCTGATGAACAGCATTATGTTTGTGCTATTGTAATAATGGAAACTTAA